In the genome of Leptotrichia sp. HSP-536, the window AATCAGCAAAATTTCCTCTCCATAATCCTTGATTTTTCTTTTTCCCATTCCTTTTAATTGTGAAAGTTCTTCAATATTTTTCGGATTACTTTTTGCAATATCCGCTAAAAGCTGGTTTGAAGCGATGATATACGGTGGATAACCCAAAAGTTGCGCTTCTCCTGCCTCCATTCTTTCAATATCTTGTACAATTCCCTTTCATCTTCTGTCAAATATTCTATTGGATTTTTGTTAATATCCTTAAATTCATTCCCGTTTTGTACAAAATTATTTTTTCCAGAATTTTTATCAAACTTTTCCATTTTCTCATATTCAACAAAAGCTGTCCAGTAATATTTCCCCTCCATTTTCACCAGCTCAGCCTGATATTTCACAATTTGCACATTCCCCAGCACTCTTTCCAATTTTTCCTGCTCAAATTCCCCTATATTTTCATTAAATGGTAATGTTACTATTTTTAACATCTCAATTTCCCCCTCTTTATTTAAAATTTGTAACTTTTATTCATTTAAATATTTTACAAATCCCTTTTCACTCATCCCAATTTCTTTAGTATCTTTATTCACTTCATCCTTTAAGTAATTATCAACTTCATTTCTAGTAAATTCAGCCACAACTTTATTATCTGAAACATTCACATATTTCACAAATGATAAATTTTCAATTAAAGCAAACATTATAGCTGTATTCTTAAGAAAATCATTTTTTTCAGGAATTTTATCTGAATTTACATTTAATTTTACAAGTATTCCATAAGGCTCTTTTTCCGAAAGAATTTGTACCGAATTATAACTTGCTTCTTTGGGATATTTTAAATTTGATAAAATATTTATTACTTTAGAATTGTCGCCTACATATTTTGTTTTGTATTCGTAAATATTTTTTTCTGAATTTTGTGATTTACCACACGCTGTAAAAATAATACATACAGTTAATAAAATTATTATTTTTAATTTTTTATTTTTCATAGCAATCACCTCATAAATTCATGATAATTTTTATTGTCTTAAAACCGCCCCATAATCCTTCTCAACTTTAGCCACAATCTTGTTGGAAATATCCACAATTTCCTTCTCTTCCAGCGTCTTATTCTTATCTCTTAGCACTACACTAATTGCCACGCTCTTCATTCCAGGCAGTACTCCAACTCCTTGATAAATGTCGAATAGTTCTACTTTTTCTATTTTCTTGTCAACTTTCTGGATTGTTTTTAAGACATCTCCAACTAGGATTTCTTCCTTCATAACGAATGCAAAATCTCTTGGCACAGCTGGATATTTTACAATTCCTTGATAATTTGCCTTTTTACCAATATATTTCTGAATCAAGTCAATGTTAAATTCTCCAACTAGAACAGATGTTTTCCCTAAATCAAAGTTTTCCAGCACATCTGGATGAATTTCTCCAAAACTTCCAATTAATTCACGTCCCACAAACACATCAACTGAACGTCCAGGGTGAAACTGGCTTTGTTCAGAACGTTTTATCATATAGTTATTGAATTTAAGCTGTGTAAAGATTTCTTCTACAATTCCCTTCAAATCGTAAAAATCGTAAGGAACAGGTTTTGGATTCCACAATGTCTTGTCGTTTTCTCCAGCCAGAATTATTCCCAATTTAACTTCTTCTTTTGCCAATTCTTCGGCTTTTTCAAAAGTTCTGCTCACTTCAAAGAATCTGATATTTGAAACATTCCTGTTAATGTTGTCCTTTGCGTTTTTGATAAGGCTGTAAAGCAATGTCGGACGCAATGTTACAAAATCCTCTGTAATTGGTTTTAACACATCAATCAGTTTTTCCTGTGCAACTGTGTATTTTATTTTTTCCATTGCATCTTTTGGAACAAAGCTGTAGTTGATAACTTCCTTAAATCCTGTATTTGCTACAATAAGTTTCACCTGCGTAGAAAGTTTTGTTGTGTCAATAACTGGCTGTTCACTAATATCCAGTTTTGGTAAAATGTTTTCGATATTGTCAAAACCATACATTCTGATGATTTCTTCAAAGTAGTCCTGCTCATTTTCCAAATCGTCTCGGTAACTTGGTGCAGTTAATCTCAAAGTTTCCCCATTATCTACAACTTCGATTCCAAGTCTAGTCAAAATTCCGATAACAGTTTCACGAGGAATTACTTTCCCAACAAAACGGTTCAGTCTTTCAAAATTAAGTTCAGCAGATTTTTTCTCATAAGCGACAGGATAATTGTCAACCGCTCCAGCCAAAATTTCTCCGCCTGCCACTTCCTGAATTAAATTCGCAAGTCTATTTATCACATTAACTGCATTTTCCTCGTCCACTCTTCTTTCAAATCTATATGAAGAATCACTTGATAAAGTCAATCTTCTTGAAGTTTTTCTGACATTTTGCGAGTTAAAATTTGCCACTTCCAGAAGGATATTTTTTGTATTTTCAGTAATTTGTGAATTTTCTCCGCCCATTACACCACCAAGTGCCACAGCTTTCACTCCATCCGAAATTACAATATCATCACTATTTAATTCTCTTTCCTGTTCATCAAGCGTAACCAGTTTTTCATTTTCAAGCCCCGCTCTCACAACAATCTTTCCACCTTCAATTTTATCTAAATCAAAGGCGTGATTAGGCTGATTAAGCTCCATCATAACAAAATTTGAAGCATCTACAATATTGTTAATACTTCTAATTCCAATAGATTCCACTCTTTCCTTAAGCCATTTTGGACTTTCCTTAACCGTCACATTTTTAATAATTCTAGCCACATATCTTTTTGCCAAATTTCTGTCTGCAATTTCAACTGAAATATTGTCAGCCGTTTTTTCGCTACTTTCAGTATTTATCACAAAACTAGGATATTTAACTTCCTTCCCGTAATAAGCCCCCAGTTCTCTTGCAATCCCGATATGCGACAGACAATCAGGACGATTTGGCGTAATTTCCAGCTCGAAAACAGTATCATTAATTCCCAAGTATTCCTTCATTGGTATTCCCGCAGGTGTATCTTGAGGTAAAATCATAATCCCATGAGAATCCTTTCCAATATTCAGTTCTTCTTCTGAACAAAGCATTCCATTTGATTCCACACCTCTTATCTTCCCTTTTTTAATAACAAAGTCTTCAGCCAGTTTTGCTCCAACCTGTGCTAAAACAACCTTATCCCCAGCTTTATGATTAGACGCACCACATACAACCTGTAAAATTTCCTTCCCATTATCCACTTTACAAATCGTCAAATGATCCGAATCAGGATGCATCTCCTTTTCAACAATATGTGCCGTTACAACATTTTCCAAGTTTTCCCCCAGCACCTCGATTTTTTCCACTTCCTGCCCAATCATAGTAAGGGCATTCTCCATTTCATTTATTTCTATTCCATCTAAATTTATATACTGCTTTAACCAGTTCAACGAAATCAGCATTTTTTTCTCCTTATTTTTCTTTTTTTTATTTCAAATATATTATACAATCTATCTTATTAATAAATGGTAATCCAAGTTTTTTGATTAGTAATTATTTTTTCTTTTTTTTATTTATCATAAGTTTTTCTAAGCAGGGAGATCAAACGCCATCTCCCTGCACCCACGCTTTACGCAAAACTTTCTTATAAAAGAAAAAGAAAACTCGATTTTTAATAAAGATTATTTCATTTCTTTAAGTAATTACAATTTAAATTACACTCAAAAATCTCAAACAGTTCTTTTTCTTTTAACGAAATTTTGCTTGATTTTTGTTTTAATCAAACAATCATTGTAATTAAATTAAAATGTCGTGATTTTTTTGGAATAAAATTGATTGTCTGAGCTTTTTCAAGATTTTTAAATTACTAAAATTTAGAGAGTTTATAATAACTTTTATTAAAAAGCGAGTTTCAATTTTATTTCAAAAAAATGCTTAGACAAGCTGGGATTAGTGCGTAGCACTTTCGCCAAAATCTTCAGATGTTATAATTTGAAGAAATTGAAATAACTAATATTGCGAAATAAAAGGGGATAGCGACTGTTCCCCTTTGCTTTATAAAAAAGAAAAAACATAAAATTATAGAAAAAATATTTATTAATAGTTATTTATTTATAAAATTTAAAAATATTTTTTATTATTTTTATAAATAATTCAGGTTTTTCTATATACTTCATATTTTTTGAAAAAACAATTTCTCCTGTTTTCTTCTCAATTTGTATATTTTTATTGTTCTTATTTTCCAAAACGGTAATTTTTCCAATTTCTTTCCAAAAATAATTTTCTAAAAGTTTTCCATTTTGATTTTCCACTCTAATTCCATCTTTACTTAAAAAAATATATTTATATACTTTGACTTTTTCAAAGTTTTTATCCATATTTAAACTAAAAATTTTGTCTTTCATTAAATTATTTTCTTCAATAATTCCGAATTTAAAGTCAAAATTATCCTTATTTTTAGCCTCTTCATTAAATTCATTCTTTAAAACAAACTCAATATAATTTTTTACAAACAAGCTTGAAGCCATTCTGTTTAATTTCAAATTTATTGTAATTTTTTCTAAATTATTTTTTATTAAATTTTCTTTATTTTTCACTTCAATAACGAGAAATTCAATATTATCAGAACCATTTTTCAAATTCAAGTAAAAATAATTTTTCACATCTTCAAAAAATATTTGTTTCTTTTTCAAGACATCTTCAAAGCTATTTTCATAAAAAATATATTTCCCAACTGAACTTTCTTCCATTTTTAGCCATAAAAACTGAATTGGTGCAAGTGATACAATGAATATTCCAATCCAGAACAAAAACTCAAAATAATTTTTTCCCCAGTTCACAAGCGATGAAATTACAAGGAAAAATCCCAAAATAATGCAAATTGCCATAATGAATGTGGTTTTTATAATTAGAACTTGTGAAATTCCAGCTTTTCCAACTGTTTTTCCTAATATTTTTTCCTTCATCTTTCAAATTATCTCACTTTATCTTTTCTAAATTTTTCCATTCTTACAATTCCTTCATCATCTGCTTTATTTACTCCATTTTTGCAACTATATCCCATTTTTTTATAAAACGGGACAGCTGTAATGGATGCAGGTACTTCGATTCTTTTGGCTCTTAAAAAATATTCATCTTTTTCCAATGTTTCAATAATTTTTCGTCCTATTCCCTTTCCCTGATATTCAGGCGAGATAAAAATAGTAAATAAAGAACTTTCATCAATTTTATCCCAATATGGTGCAATTGCTCCACATCCAATAATATTGCCCTTTTCTTCGGCAACATAAAAATGTGTCCACGAGGCTCTTTTAAGAACATTTTCAGACTGGAAATTATTTACATAATTTTCTATTAAATCAGCAGAATAATCTTTTATATTTGTTTTTCGCAATGTTTTCACAATCAATTCAGATACTTTTTTAGAGTCTTTTTCTTCAAATCTGCGTATTTTCATATTTTTCTCCGCTTTTTAAATTTATTTATAAATCTCTTTCCTATGCCCAATATCAAAAATATAAATTGTTATTTTTTCATCAATAATTGTAGCTAAGATTCTGTAATTTCCAACTCTATATCGCCATTTTCCCTTATATTTACCTTGTAGTGCTTTTCCCTGACTACGTGGATTTTCAAGTTCGCTTAATGTATTTTTTAAATAATCTAAAATTAGAAATTGATTTTTTTTATCCATTTTGAGTAATTTCTTTTTCGCTTTTTTTTCTATTTCAATTTTATAATAATTCATTTTCAAAGCCTAGCTCCTTTATTACATCATTCAATGAATAAAATTTTCCATCGCTTTCTTCAATCGCCTTATCTAATTCCTTGGCATCTCTTAAATCTTCCAGATATTCTCTCAATAAAGCAGATAGCACCTCATTTTCATTTTCTCCATTTTCTTTTACTTCTTTTTTAAATTCATTCATTAAGTTTGAATTTACATCAACTGTATACAACATTTTAACCTCCCTTTAAATTTTTCGATATACAATAACAAGCAGACCTGTCTGTTAAAATTGATTCAAAAATCTTTCATCATTTTCAAAAAACGCCCTCAAATCGTCAATTCCATATTTTAACATCGTAATTCTTTCAAGCCCTAGCCCAAATGCAAAACCTTGATATTTTTTTGGATCAATTCCAACACCTTCCAGTACTTTCGGATTTACCATTCCGCTTCCTAAAATTTCAAGCCACCCAGTTCCTTTACAAACTCTACACCCAGCTCCTTTACAAACTCCACATTCTACATCCATTTCAGCCGATGGTTCTGTGAACGGGAAAAAATGTGGTCGAAATCTTACTCTTCTGTCTTCCCCAAATATTTTTTTCACGATATTTTCCAAAATTGCTTTAAAATTAGCAAAAGAAACATCTTCTCCAATCATAAGCCCTTCCATTTGATGAAACATTGGCGTATGTGACACATCGTAGTCTGGACGATAAACTTTCCCAATCGAAATCATTCTAAATGGCGGTTTTCTGTCTTCCATATATCTAATTTGCATACCAGAAGTCTGTGTTCTTAGCACAACATTTTCTTCTTCGATGTAAAATGTATCTGAAATTTCACGTGATGGATGTGTTTTTGGAATATTTAATGCGTCAAAATTGTATTTTACATATTCCACTTCTGGTCCGTCCACAATGTCAAATCCCATTGTAGAAACAATATCCTTTATTTCCATAACTGTCTTTGTAAGCGGATGAAGCGAACCCACGTTAGCCTTTCTCCCTGGCAAAGTCACATCTATTGTTTCATTTTTCAATCTTTGCTGTTTTGCAATTTCCTTCAAGTCAGTATTTACTTCTTCAAATCTATTTTGCAGTACATTTTTTATTTCATTTGTAACTTTTCCAAATTCAGCCCGCTTTTCAGCCGCAATCCCAGCCATCCCCTTCATAATAGCCGTAAATTCCCCTTTTTTCCCCAATATTTTAACTCTCAAGTCATTTAATTCCTCGAGATTTTCCACCTCTTTAAGTTTTGCTAACACTTCTTCTTTCAAGTGTGCCAATTTGTCTAACATTTTTCCTCCTATTTTACTTCATTTTGTAATATGCTTGAATTTCTTTTCATAAAAGTATTATAGCATATTTACTATTAAAAAGTAAAAATTTTAGTTTGTATAAAATAAATTCTTTTAAAATTATATGTTCTTGTTTTAATTTAAATATCTGGTATGATATAATGTAGTGTATAATTTTAAATCTGGAGGAAAAAATGGCTATAAAAGAAGAAGAAAATACAACCTATGAAACAAGAGCCATTCATAAAGATGTTGTTAAAAGAGTAGAAAAAACTATGCCAAAAGAAGAAATCATATATGATTTAGCTGATTTTTTTAAAATATTGGGAGATACGACTAGAATGAGAATTTTAAGCGCCCTTTTCCAAGAGGAAATGTGTGTTTATGATATTGCGAATTTATTGAAAATGACACAGTCTGCGATTTCTCATCAGCTGAGAGTATTAAAACAGGGAAGATTTGTAAAACATAGAAAAGAAGGAAAAATTGTATACTATTCTCTAGAAGATGAACATATAAAACATATCGTAGAGCAAGGAATGATACATATTTTAGAAAAAAGATAATTTTTTAAATTTTATGGCTATATATTACTAAGGCATGTTAATTGTATCAAACAAAAAAGGCTTTCCTATTTAATATTAATAGAAAAGTCTTTTTCAAATTATTACTTAATTATAAATTAATACCATCCTCTTAATTTCATTGCTTTTGAAATTCTTTCAATACTCTTCATGTAAGCTGCATTTCTTAAATCAACTTTATATTCATCTGCTAAAGCCCATACATCTTCAAATGCTGTTGATAATAATGCATCTTCTTTTTGTTGAACTTCTTCAAATGACCAGTAATAGCTTTGTAGATTTTGTACCCATTCAAAGTATGAAACTACAACTCCACCTGAGTTTGCTAGAATGTCAGGGATAACTACGATTCCTTTTTTGAATAAGATTTCATCAGCTTCTGGAGTAGTTGGTCCGTTTGCTCCTTCTGTAATTACTTTTGCTTTAATTCTATCAGCATTTTCAGAAGTGATTTGGTTTTCTAAAGCACATGGTGCTAAAACG includes:
- a CDS encoding HRDC domain-containing protein codes for the protein MGYPPYIIASNQLLADIAKSNPKNIEELSQLKGMGKRKIKDYGEEILLILENFYDVLKPL
- a CDS encoding DUF4825 domain-containing protein, with the translated sequence MKNKKLKIIILLTVCIIFTACGKSQNSEKNIYEYKTKYVGDNSKVINILSNLKYPKEASYNSVQILSEKEPYGILVKLNVNSDKIPEKNDFLKNTAIMFALIENLSFVKYVNVSDNKVVAEFTRNEVDNYLKDEVNKDTKEIGMSEKGFVKYLNE
- the pheT gene encoding phenylalanine--tRNA ligase subunit beta, producing the protein MLISLNWLKQYINLDGIEINEMENALTMIGQEVEKIEVLGENLENVVTAHIVEKEMHPDSDHLTICKVDNGKEILQVVCGASNHKAGDKVVLAQVGAKLAEDFVIKKGKIRGVESNGMLCSEEELNIGKDSHGIMILPQDTPAGIPMKEYLGINDTVFELEITPNRPDCLSHIGIARELGAYYGKEVKYPSFVINTESSEKTADNISVEIADRNLAKRYVARIIKNVTVKESPKWLKERVESIGIRSINNIVDASNFVMMELNQPNHAFDLDKIEGGKIVVRAGLENEKLVTLDEQERELNSDDIVISDGVKAVALGGVMGGENSQITENTKNILLEVANFNSQNVRKTSRRLTLSSDSSYRFERRVDEENAVNVINRLANLIQEVAGGEILAGAVDNYPVAYEKKSAELNFERLNRFVGKVIPRETVIGILTRLGIEVVDNGETLRLTAPSYRDDLENEQDYFEEIIRMYGFDNIENILPKLDISEQPVIDTTKLSTQVKLIVANTGFKEVINYSFVPKDAMEKIKYTVAQEKLIDVLKPITEDFVTLRPTLLYSLIKNAKDNINRNVSNIRFFEVSRTFEKAEELAKEEVKLGIILAGENDKTLWNPKPVPYDFYDLKGIVEEIFTQLKFNNYMIKRSEQSQFHPGRSVDVFVGRELIGSFGEIHPDVLENFDLGKTSVLVGEFNIDLIQKYIGKKANYQGIVKYPAVPRDFAFVMKEEILVGDVLKTIQKVDKKIEKVELFDIYQGVGVLPGMKSVAISVVLRDKNKTLEEKEIVDISNKIVAKVEKDYGAVLRQ
- a CDS encoding GNAT family N-acetyltransferase, with the protein product MKIRRFEEKDSKKVSELIVKTLRKTNIKDYSADLIENYVNNFQSENVLKRASWTHFYVAEEKGNIIGCGAIAPYWDKIDESSLFTIFISPEYQGKGIGRKIIETLEKDEYFLRAKRIEVPASITAVPFYKKMGYSCKNGVNKADDEGIVRMEKFRKDKVR
- a CDS encoding type II toxin-antitoxin system RelE family toxin, whose protein sequence is MNYYKIEIEKKAKKKLLKMDKKNQFLILDYLKNTLSELENPRSQGKALQGKYKGKWRYRVGNYRILATIIDEKITIYIFDIGHRKEIYK
- a CDS encoding UDP-glucose 4-epimerase — encoded protein: MLYTVDVNSNLMNEFKKEVKENGENENEVLSALLREYLEDLRDAKELDKAIEESDGKFYSLNDVIKELGFENELL
- the pheS gene encoding phenylalanine--tRNA ligase subunit alpha, giving the protein MLDKLAHLKEEVLAKLKEVENLEELNDLRVKILGKKGEFTAIMKGMAGIAAEKRAEFGKVTNEIKNVLQNRFEEVNTDLKEIAKQQRLKNETIDVTLPGRKANVGSLHPLTKTVMEIKDIVSTMGFDIVDGPEVEYVKYNFDALNIPKTHPSREISDTFYIEEENVVLRTQTSGMQIRYMEDRKPPFRMISIGKVYRPDYDVSHTPMFHQMEGLMIGEDVSFANFKAILENIVKKIFGEDRRVRFRPHFFPFTEPSAEMDVECGVCKGAGCRVCKGTGWLEILGSGMVNPKVLEGVGIDPKKYQGFAFGLGLERITMLKYGIDDLRAFFENDERFLNQF
- a CDS encoding ArsR/SmtB family transcription factor codes for the protein MAIKEEENTTYETRAIHKDVVKRVEKTMPKEEIIYDLADFFKILGDTTRMRILSALFQEEMCVYDIANLLKMTQSAISHQLRVLKQGRFVKHRKEGKIVYYSLEDEHIKHIVEQGMIHILEKR